TTATGGGGATGATTATCCCGATAAAATGTATGAATTCTGATATTTTTCAATACTGAGTGATGTTGAACTGCAGGATTGAATCATTTTCACGAGACGGGCGCCTGTAGCTCAGCTGGCAGATTGTGAAACGTGCCTGCGAGCTAGGAGGTATCCAACAGGAGGCTTTGCGTCCTTTTGCCTTTGTTCTAACATGTGTACGGTCTCATGCTCTCATAATGCTCAGCCTCCCGCCCCATTCCTATCAGCCGCAGCAGGGAGTGGTGCACTAAAGAAGCACTACAAACACTGTATACAATACAGCAACTGGCCGAGGCGATGGATAAGCTATGCATGTATACGTGTCTGTCAATGACTGCACATTACATACGGCAAAAGGGCCCAACCCGATCGGGCTGACTTTACTGATTATTAGCAACGTGTGCAGAACTGACGACAAGATGCACAAACATGGATTTCTTGTACAGAGAAGAATATGTGGGACACTCGGCGTAATGCTGTCAGATGGGTTATAACCTTCGTGTCCCAGAACCTGAGGTGAAgctcatttaaaatgtcttgagTTCTGCTGTGAGATATTTCGTATTCTCAAGTCGCTTTCAGCTACAAgctatttaattattttgattaaaCCGGAGCTTCTTGGCTTGACTGAGCAGTGAGAGGCAGGCGGATCTTTCTGCTTCTTCCTGGCTGCTTCCTGGTTGTAAGTTGATGCCTGTTTACCGCCGGCTCACTTTATTAGAATGAATACTATCGATTCCCTCAGGAGTTGAAGCTCTGaggtctgtctgtgttttttattaaaagccATAATTGATTCCACGCTGCATTTTTCTGACCCTGACAGACGACAACTTTCACGTTTTTCTTATCAGTCTTTAACAAATATATGTTGAAGGAAAGTCTGACGGCTGCGAGCCGGTGTGTTTTGGTCTCTTTTTACACGGGTTGAAAAACCTGTTTGTTCAAATGAAGTTTCCAGGAGAGCGATTGCAGCTCTAAAGACGCAGAGGCTGATCAAATGAGTCAGTCCGTGAATAGCAGTGAAATGCTGGTGATGCAGATAGACGGCATTCTTCTCAACACACCTCTGCCTTTATGTTTTACCTGAGGGATTCTGACCTTCctttatgtgtgagtgtgtgtgtgtgtgtgtgtttgtgcgtgtgagtactccaatacaaaaacacaactcGCTATTCGAACCACccattttttttgtgaatataatACAGAGGCCTCTGGATGAGCTACAAACATAAATGAGACCATCCGACTGAAGATGGTTGACTCCTTTAGTTGCTCTTGACGTTTGCCGTCTGTGCCACCGGGACGGATTCCGCACAAAATGCGATGAAACCGTGCAGAATCACCAGAAAGTCTCCGACTCCTGCTGGGCCCCTACCGGCCGTGAGCGGGCCCTCCTCCGGTCCACCGCGCTGGCGTTGGCCCGGTTAGAACCAGGACTAAGCGGAGCAGACCCCTGCTGCGGTAAAATGAGAGGTTTTCTAAGGAGATGTAGGTGTTTGGAAATGGTAAATGTGCTGCAGTTGtaaagcgcttttctagtcCAACCACCAAAGTGGTTCAACGCTACACTATTCACCTTTCATAAAAGCCTTTGAAACCGGAACATCAAGCTATTCAAGCTGGAACAACCAGTACATCTATTGGAAGAATGTGTGAGGCGTCCGCCGAGTTTACTCCTCCTTCGTGGCCATGAACCTGAGCGATGTTAGActctaattgtttttttgggtTCCCCCTGTGCAGTGGTGCGCCGGGCTTCATGAGgtcattcaacctctgcatcaTCTCTTTCGGAGCACCAGAGCTAATCATTTGACATCTTTAACTTCCTCttgcaatataaataaaaacccaAAAAACATTGcgtatcttttttttaacagaaccAAAGACAGCATGTACCACGCTCTGACCTACGCCACCATCCTGGAGATGCAGGCtatgatgacctttgacccgcaaCACATCCAGATTGCAGGAAACACGATGAAAGAGGCCCAGGCTACCTGTCAGCGGTGAGAGTTCCCCACGACACCAGCATGCGATAATGCTCCGATGGCCAGCTGATGAACTGTTGTCGGAGTCAGAATGTTACAAATGTTTGTCAATTAGTCCCAGAGAGTCTAAGAATCTGTCACGACTCAGTGCTGGACTGATGTCACGTCTCATCCGCCCGCCCATATTTAAACACCCACTCTTCCTCAAACCAGCGCTGACCTGATTTGCTTCTTTTAATTGTTGTGACTGGTTGTGGGAGAAACATGAACATTCTCTCATTCCATCAGACAACGCAAGAAGTCGAGCTTCTCCAAGAGCTTCACAGAAGGTCAGTAAAGTCCAATAGTGTCCATCAGAACAGATGGCACATGTGTGtaagtttatgtgtgtttgtccagtCGCTCTGACTCAAGATCATTTCCCCCCTCAGAGGAGCTTCACGCTGAGGTTTGCTACGCTGAGTGTCTCCTGCAGAGGGCAGCACTCACCTTCCTTCAGGTGAGGACGACCCAGAGAGCTGGGAACCTGTTTTCTAGTGTTTGCcctcgcttctcctcctcttaccCCTCCTGCTCTCTTGTTCAGGATGAAAACATGATCAGTTTCATCAAAGGAGGAATCAAAGTCAGGAACAGCTACCAGACATACAAGTGAGCATCTCAAGTCCCGGGAgacctttcttctctctccctcgtcACATGTAAAACCTCCGGTTTCCCCTCTTAATCTGCGTTCTTTTACCTTCACCCCGCAGAGAGCTGCACACAGTCCTCCACTCTTCCGGGTACACTCAGGGTGAAAACCACGGCCATTTTGAGGGGGGTGTTAAACTGGGAGTCGGAGCCTTTAACCTAGTAAGTAACAGCCTGAATGTTATCGTACGCGGGTCAAAGAAAACGTTTAGTTGAATCGTGAGACGCGGGTCTTCCTGAACTCAATGGATTCACCGTAAGATAAGACGAGACCTTTGACCACATATTCATATACAGCAAGATCAGCTATAATTTCAATTACATTGCTTCTCTACTTCCTGCAGATGATTTCCATGTTGCCCACGCGGACGCTCAAGCTGCTGGAGTTTGTGGGCTTCACTGGAAATAAGGTGAGCTCTGGTGACATGTGAGCACCATCTAAGGCTGAAAGAAGGCCCAGCAGGCCGGCGTGAGGGCCGCTCTGCGCGGTGGGACGAGCTCATCACAATGAGAAGAAATTGTAAATTGTTTCTGTAATATCAGTTTCGCTGGTTCGTTCGTTATTTGCTGTGAAGCTCTTATGACTCGTACTGAGAATGTGCAGATAGTGATGAGTCATGCCTGTACCAGTTCTCGGcatcaaacatttctttcattcattgTGTGGGGTAGTACTCTCAGAATTCTCCAAATTTGAGTCACTAATAGGAAAACAATGCTGTAGttcgttcctctttgattttccTGCAAAGAAAGTATTCAAGTTGCAGAGTGTTTGCAGCTTTCGCCAGCAGACCTGCCGTGGAATTATGCAAAATCCAAACCGCTCTTGTTTGCACGTCCTTGTGTCTTGCAGGAGTTTGGTCTTCAGCAGCTTCAGGAGGGTTCCGCGGAAAGCACGTTCAGGTCCTTTCTTTGTAacatgctgctgctctgctacCACACCTTCATGAGCTTCATACTTGGTGGGACACACACGCGGCCGCGACCGACCTCAAAAAGCAGCGAGGGTCTTGACAGGTTTTCTTATGTTTGGTCTCGCAGGCACTGGGGAAGGAGATGTTGAAGATGCAGAGAAACTGTTGCAGCCATATCTCGAAAAATATCCACAGGTGTGCCAGAATCCATcaaacatttgttgttgtttttgtttatcgTGAGTCATTGGGATCGCTCCCTAACATTCTGTGGCTGGGCTTCTTCCTAGGGATCCATCTTCCTTTTCTTCGCTGGTCGAATAGAGGAGATCAAAGGCAACTTGGACGCTGTGAGTGTCCGTCATTTCTGTGCACAAACAAAGAATACACAGCATGCCCTGCACTGTGGAAAATTGTAGTTTTTACAAATCATCTGTTGCAAATGTATTGAGTCTTTTTCACAAATAGTTGATGAATAGTACATTTGGAttgcaaaacaaacactgtAGGATCAATCACACAAAAAACGTGTTCTGCTTTGCCTTTTAAAATGCTTCGGCCTCTGGTTCACATTTCACCCCGTGCATACAAACAAGTACgagaataatttaaaatgaaacgaGTCACTTCCCATTTACTAATACCGTATTTTTTCAGGCCATCAAGCGTTTTGAGGAGTGCTGCGAGGTGCAGCAGGAGTGGAAGCAGTTCCACCACATGTGCTACTGGGAGCTGATGTGGTGCTTCACATACAAGAGGCATTGGAAGATGGCCTACTTCTACGCTGACCTGCTCAGCAAGGAGAACACTTGGTCCAAGGTGGGCCACCGCGCCGTGGCATTAGATCCCCATGGTGTTCTTAACGCGATGACAAATGACTCAAAGGGAAAGCGCTGACCTGTTTCTGCACTTCTAATGGAAGTCTGAAAGTTATTAATCACACATTACATTTCAATTCAAATTGCTCCCCAGATAATTTTCAGTGGGACGTTTAAGTTGCTTAGTTGCAGTGTTTTGTACCTGGCAGCAACAATATACGTGGCAAATGTTTGGGAGAAATTTAGCACTATTTAGAGAGGAAGCCTTCTCAGCGGCTTGTAGGGGCTTTTCATAATATGATTATTGTTATAAAAGAAAGATCTCTCAAAACCAGACTAAATGCTGGAGTTATGCAAATCCCGGCCTGATTCTCTGATTTCAACCTGGTCatagtttttctctctctcctccactcatttaaaaggttaaaaggGAAAGATGGACTTGCGATGGTaacctcttctctccttcccctaGGCTACCTATGCGTATATGAAAGCGGCGTACCTCAGCATGCTGACTCCGGATGATTGCCTAACCTTCGGGGAGACTGCGTTCACTCTGTTCAGGTAGCAGCTGAGCACACACAGGGAAATAGAGACGATTCACTGCGACAGTTACGCAATGATATATGAGATGAAAAAAATCTTTGGGAGGGATATCTGAAGTTTTTAATTGATTGTACACAGCTATATTCAAGATATAATAATTTGTGGGAAGTAAACTCGatgtaaaatattttcttaCCATTACTACTGATATGAATGTGTGCACTTTATTATTTCTCAGGCAGGTGCCAGGGCTGAAGCAGAAGATAGCGGGGAAATCTTTACCGACTGAGaagtttgcgatcaggaaagcCCGTCGCTACCTTGCAGAAAGCCCAATTGCTCTTCCCGCTCCGCCGCTGGTCAGTACTGGACGAGGCCGGTTGCCATGTCGCACTGCTTCACTTGTAGCATGACTGGATGTTCGCACGGAAACCAGAGTGTGTGAAATGTTTATCGGACGAAAGTGGATCACAAAAACAccagtaaaatgtgttgtttcacAAAGGCAATGATCTGTCAACCTCATGCTGAAATGTGCACGCTGGTTGTTTCAGTCATTGTGTTTCAGGCGGTGTAAATAGTGGTTTTACTTTACCTGCCACCCACAAAGCCGTCACATGAAAGGGGGGCGACGGGGGGCGACGAGTGGAAGTAGAACTGTAACATTTGTAGATAAACCCAGTAAAATCGAACAAAATGAGCAAAGGTGGAGCCCCTTAACTTTGTTATTCTGGCCCTCTTGGAGCGACTGATGAGGATGCCGGGTTATTGTTAAAGCTCGAACTGCGGCCATAGAACAACTGTTATGTTTAGGTCAAATTCATCAAGAGAGCTGAACTTTGTCACGTagagaaaacactttaaaaaaatgttcgtCTCTATCAATTGCATTGATCTGCGCTCGTGGGACGAGCTCTTCACAATGAGAAGATTGTAAATTGTTTCTGTAATATCAGTTTCGCTGGTTCATTCGTTATTTGCTGTGAAGCTCTTATGACTCGTACTGAGAATGTGCAGATAGTGATGAGTCATGCCTGTACCAGTTCTCGGcatcaaacatttctttcattcattgTGTGGGGTAGTACTCTCAGAATTCTCAATTTTAATCACTTGTATTCCAGTTACAAACTACATAGACTTGAGACGTCTCTATCTCCATCAATTGCAATGATCTGATTTTGACATTGCACGCTTTATGCGTATCCGTGTTGCCTAGGAGATGATGTACATCTGGAACGGCTACACGGTCATCGGGAAACACAAAGAGCTGACGGAAGGCATGCTGGCGACGCTGAGTGAGGCTCAAGCTCAACTCGACAGCACACCAAGTAGGACAACTTTTACCATCTGTTGATGCTAATACATTGCCTTTTATGTAAGATTTTATTCAGACATTTTACCAGAGATAATTATATAATCTGTAGGTTGAATGTTTGTCCAGATTTACTGTGctttttcaacaaaaacaaatctgtgttATATACCAGGGTCGGAGTTCACCTTCGATGACCAGTGTCTGCTGAGCCTCTTGAAGGGACTGTGTCTCAAACACCTGGGGCGTCACGACGAAGCCGAACAATACTTTACCCTCATCCTCTGCAAGTAAGCCTCTCTCAGCGACGTGCACAGAAAATGAACAGCACGCTCAACCGAACCAGAGCAACCGCTGCTCTCCTTTCACCAGTTAGCCTCACCACATTGGTTTTTGCATcctctgatgatatgaggaggtTCTGTTTTGAGGACGAACTGCACGGCGGTTGATGGGCCTCTTCCTTCCCTCCACACGTGTTGTGTAACCTCTGTTGTTTTGGCATCGCCCGCAGTGAGTCGCAGATCAAGTATGACCACTACCTGGTTCCTAATGCCCTGCTGGAGCACGGCCTGCTGTGTCTGGAGCAAGGCAGGAGGGCTGAGGCTATCAGACTCCTAGAAACTGCAAAGTAAGTCTGTCTACCGGCAAAGCGCACTCAAATCACCTGTGGTCGCAGCGAAGATTCAGAATATAAAACTTTTCCACATTGTTTCAAAGTAATTGTTTAATAATGCCACGCCAATTGATCTGTGTGGTTTTCAATGAAGCTTAATGTCACAGGTTTGTTACAATGGCCGTGTGAAATATGGAATTAGATTGCGATTTTCTCCCGGTGGTATTTCTAATGACTCTGTTTGCTCTGTTTCAGGCAAAATTACAAGCACTACTCGATGGAGTCACGTACCCACTTCCGTATTCAGGCTGCTCTGCATAAGGCCAAGGGAGCGGGGGTGAACGGCATCAGTGTTTCCTCCAGCCCATAACAGGCAGCGGAGGACACACTAGAGCAGAGACAGCTTCTTCCGACTGTAGTCCCACTATTTTACACTTAGCCCGGGCCGGCCCCGCCTTTTTAGGCTGgcgattttgttttttttttgtctttttttatcagAAGGGtaggagaagatggaggctcCCTTTCGGGGGCAACTGCTGCTCCGTGTGGCCCCGACAAGATAAGTCAGGTTTGCTACGTCCTCTTCAAGAGAAACGTATTATGAAACTTCAGCATAAAGGCCACCAATAAGGGCCGCACACGGGTATGAAACACGGTGATGGTGTAGTTTATACTGCAAACTGCCTCCATTACTACCCCAGGATAAAAATGTGCCCAGGTCAGGGTGATGTCCCAAATACCCCCCTGATTAATTACCGACCCTAACTACACCTGAACAGCAGCACCATTGACTTTGTTGGTACAAAGCTCTGCCACCTaccttaatttaaatgaaagattATTGATTAAATGACTTGAAAATGTTTGACATCAGGTACTTATACACAAGGACTGTTAAAGAGAACAGTTAAAAGGGTCTCACCTTTAATTAAGATATTTGATCGAATCCAATATGACCTAAATCAattattaattacattaaaaaagtatttatacGTTGGATTCACTTTTACTCCATAAATGGCAATTTATAGATTGAGTGAACCTTTTATTGTTTCAGAAGGAAATGTCTTAATGTGGAATAGGTACTTCTGCAGAACTACTTGGATCTTAAACCTTGTTGTATTTACAGTCACGTGGAATGGCTTTTGCACAGAGCTTTGCAAACTCTCCGGAGTGAAATAATCAGAGTTTCAGTGAGAGTTGTTCTTTACATGTATATACTGTAAATGGCACCTTTTACACAAATTGTCCTGTTTTGAGAGGACAGATGAATGTGTCTTTTAGAAAGGCAgactccctccttttctcctcccggCTTGCGGGACGGGCTCCAACAGTACTTGAGCTTTAACAAATAGGCCATTCATGGCGAGCGGCGAAGGACTGCCTGCTTGtccgtctgttgcatctttagTGAGTGAAGAAGCTCCGTACGGGAACCACCACCGTCATCCTGCTTTGTGAATgtcttctgctgctcctttaTCTGCCATGCTTGACTACAGCCATCTATCAAGGGACATGGGCACCATAACCATACTCAAATAATAATCTGTATATGTGCAAACACTTGTAATGATTGATGATAAGGCAGAACGGGGTCACCTCTAATCGTGTTGGAGGTTATTTGAAGGGCTATCTCAGTCCAAAACCTGGAACCTCAGATGGTGTCTCAAGTGTTGGAATAAGAGCACTGCTGATTTATTCATGATTAGACGAAAGTTTGGGATTCAAGACAATAACTAAAAGTCGGTTTCAATTCTTTAATGGTGAAGGAAATGTACTTTAAATATACTCTAAACAGCTCTCGTGAGGAGAAACAAATTTCATTTACTGATTgatcaaaagtatttttaatcAATTAGTTTTAAAAATATAGCTGAAAGAAACTAACCAAATTTAGTGGCATTGTGATGTTTACAATCAGTATGTTTTAATCGGCACGGCTACTTTTGAGCAGAATGACATTCCTGTAGATGTTTCTATTATAATTTAAGATGTTATGATGATAagcaactaaaaaaaacacatccccattttgtgtcgttttttttgtcattggtGCACCACAAACAGAAGCACAAAATAAGATGCGCACAGTAAAAAGTGGTACTGCTCGCCTGCGAAGCATTGCACTCTTTGTTCTCATACGTGTGATCTAATCCTCCAGATACAGTTTAGATACAGTTGAGTAATTTCATCTTGTTGATGTGCAATGTAATGGTAACTAGAGATAAGAACACAGTGGGTATTGGGGTAATATTGACATTATATTGAATTGAAAATAAAGATGAAGTTGAATTTATAACATACTCTTTAAAGTCATGAAATATGTTGAGGCCAGTATTGCTAACGTCGAAACCTCCCGAATATTAGGATCACAAAGACTCATTCAACGACTTCAGCTCTGTGTTTATGTTTCATCAAAGGGCAACGTGATcccgcctctgattggctgccaaCAAGAGCTTACGCGATATGGCTTAACGCTCATTGGTCGGTTGTATGAAAGGGTGGGGCTTCGTGTTGCTACGTTGCCACCTTTAGTTGTTCTTCGGCAGCTGCAAAGCTGGAAAGTCCGACAACCGAAAACATTTCCGACTGGAATACTGCCTGTTGCCTTTTTAAATGAAGGACATTCACATCTTCTTCGTCGTGCTGCCGCCGCGGATACACCAATCTGTGACAATGTTCATGTCGAAAAACAAATGAACGAACCGAGTCGATGCTCTCGAGAGCTAGCTTTCTTTCtacgagctaacgttagctgacgcTAGTTCTGTCTGTGGCTAACGGCTATTAGCTCGAGTTGACGTTTGTGTCGCGGGTGATGGAGTGAGCAGCCCTTCCCGCCGTCTGGGAGAGGACATCCACCCGCTGTGGTTGGAGAAACGCCTTCTctcacactgctgacatcatccgTGGAAGTGGCCCGCGGTGTCCCGCCGTGTAGCGCCAGTAGAGCGACTGccgtggagagggagagagagagttagaAGGGGGGAGAGTTCGATACCCAAGAGGGAAGAGATGGGAAACTGTCTGAAATCTCCGACCTCGGATGATATTTCCCTGCTACACGAATCCCACTCGGACCGGGCCAGCTACGGAGACGGCGCTGACCCCGACCAGGAGCCCCCGCCCCCGTATCAGGTAACTTTTGTAAGCCAGCTGTTTGGACCACAACACAAGatatggggagggggggcacggaGGTGTTTGAcaggcgtccccccccccccccccctcccagccccACTGACCCCTCCGTGGCTTTCACACTAATCCGCTTTGTTCTATCCGGAGGTCTTTGTCTGCCGGGTCCCGTGAGGTCATATTTATGATGCATCATTCCACACACTGATCCGCGTAGTTCATACTAAAGATGAACAGAGACATCCTGTGTACTTAATCCGCATTAactcatcattttattttgaatcgaccggaaactttttttgtttgtttgtaaaatagtgtctctctctctctctgcttgatTCACCCTGATCCTCCTGCGCGAAGCAAATTGGTTTTGCGTCCTTATTTCCTGAACTAAATCCTGTCAAAACAGACGTGGCCATTTGTAGCCATGAATATGATTGTTATTGCCCCTCTCTGTGTTGGCACAGAGGATCCTGTTACTAAGTTCAACCTTATCTGTAGATCTAAGACAAGTGTGAGAAGCACCACTGCCTCCGTTTATCATTTCAAAAATATTAAGTGTGAAATTATTGTTTGAACTGGGTTTTAAAATGATCGACTTACGGTTATTGAATATGTCAAAtagaattttcttttcttccttaaaTGTCATAAAcgcatgattttattttcattatggacacatttctttaaaagaCGAAACCAatcatgtttacatttttgtttaaatatttaagtCACATCGACGGGACGGGGGAAATCAATTCTGTTTATTCATCATAACTCCAAAAACTGTTTCCAATAACTTGTCTTGcatgttcttttcttctttttatttagcATGCTGGATCGTAATGTCCTACATACTAAATCAACCGTTATTCCGTCATTCAGGTCACACGCTTAAACTTTGGTTTCTCAAAACAGAAGGTTGATTTAAAAACCcatttttactgtattttcagAACCTTTCTGTCCACATCGATTCAAACCTATTTTTCCTTCTGCTTGAGTCGAACATCTTTGCTCATTTGTTATCAGCAGGACGTCCCTCGACAAAGCCCCTGCGTCCGCGTCGGTCAAAGATAACATCTGAACGGGGCCCTGGGCCCTTGGTATGTATATATCTCCAGGTTGCTGGGAGTACGTCATGTCTACCATGCAACCGGCTGTAATTAGGCCAAAGCAGCCAGATCTGTCATAATAAGCGGCAGAAACGTTCCTCGGGTTCTTCGGGAGCAGCTCTTACTAAGCTTCTAGTTGGTGTGGGAAAATCCGTAagtagtttgtttgtgttgacgGTTTCCCAAGAGTGTTAACTAACTcgttagaaaaaaaaaccctacttATAAAGGGCTCTTTCAGACCCGCCAGCTCTTTTCTCCCTGGTGACCAAAGTAATCACCATCTGAACCCGGCCTGACAGCACAgcacacattttgtgtgtgctCGCACGTCAGATCAACACACTTTAGTAGTGCTGCTTCTGTCAGAAAGGGGGCCAAAGGCTCCACCAGACTCCACTTCAAATTGAATTTGGAGTTTTGTTAAAAGATGTTTCGGGTATGCGGCAGCGTTCTCCCTGTGCTGGTGAGCACCAGGCGAGGTGGCCGACCCCGTTGGtgaaaaacatccaaaacaaaCATGGGCTCTGAGTGGCCTCACACTACAGGAAATGAGAGCAGAAGACGGAAAATGATTTAAATCGAAGCTTGTTACCGTTTACCGCAAGTCGTCTTAACAACTTACTGGCAGGGTTACGGCGTGCAGAGAACGGCTGCACGTAGAAAGCTGAGACTTCAAGTGATGACATCAGCGCCGAGCCACTTAGGCTGGTGTGCCATTTTAATGTCTTGTCAAAAATCATCtatatgtgttttgttttgtattgacTGTGGCGACCacaaaagagagggaggtgCCGCTCTGTTTGCGGTCCTGAATACTGTGATGGTTGTGAAGtgcaatgtgcatgtgtgtgtgtgtgtctgttgcttTGTGCGTCGAGTTTGGTAATTTGGAAAGCAGCTGTTGAGCCGCTGACTCATCGCTGTGGGATGGGTCTTTTTGGAGATAAGgtgcatggtgtgtgtgtgtgtgtgtgtgtgtgtgtgtgtgtgtgtgtgtgtctgtaagatgGCAACACTGACAGGAGTTTTTATTGATCACATTGAGTGTGGCACAAAGGCCTTTGTGCTGCTGTGACATGTAGCTTCACGGCCAAACCTCGTTGGCTGGAACCCCTCGCAGACTTTATACgattaatttgtgtgtgtgtgtgtgtgcgtgtagatggACTTGAAGCCTTTTCCAACTGTTTCGCTCACTGTGGTGCAAACATGAGGCCCAGAAGGTACAAGATGATTTAAAACCTGTTAAATAAGagcctgctgctctgcacaaGAAACCGGGCCAAATGTACTTTCTGATGGTGCTGCAGACCAgtagtggacacacacacacacacacacacacactcaaaactGAAAAGCACAGATTCTGTCAACCACCTGCCTCGACATCAAGACAAAAGAGCGCGCAGTCAGCAGTTTGGTTTGAGCTCCGCCAGCTTGGTCAAACgaaatgggaggggggggtttgcttCAGAGGTTGTTTATAATTAGCTGTCAGAGCTGGAGTGTTGACGTGGGAGAGCGCAGCAGATGGGACGGAGCCGACCGAGGCGATCTGAAGAGGAGGCTCTTCAGCTTTCAAGCAGACTTTTGGCACGAATGCAAAAGTTTAACcacgtaaaaaataaaaaaaatggtgaACGGTGGAGGAGCTGATGAGCCATTTGTGTGATCGACgtatttattaataatttaaCGCGGTGTGCCAACCACATATAACAGGAACCACACAGTAACACGGCTACGACTACTTTGTATTGCCCTTGTGTTACTTCCTCCCTGTCTTCGGTCACAGGGATAGCCTTATGCTACTAACACagcattatatttcattttattcctcgtCCATTGTCGTATACTGTCTGCTGtgatgcaccaaccgccaagtcaaattccttgtatgtctgacatattatggcaataaatgatcCCTGATTCCTGAGCATCAGGCAGAAGAGCTAAATTTGGTGTCCCTGAATCCACAGGCATGATTAGGTCGACTAAATAATCATGaatagtgggtttttttttaagagagtGATCCCATTAGAGAGCCCCTTGTGACGGAtgactagttttttttttgtaacagtCCGTTACATGGCTGGCATCAAACACACAGGCAGATCATTTACACACAATGACATTCACGTTTTCAGCGCCATACTAAACACCCTGAAAACGATTTTTATTGAAATTTTCCTAGTTAAACAGATTTTATCCAAAGTGGATTTAACAACCCTGCAAAGTAGCAGATTTATTCTctttggacacatttttctgttttaatataCCCTTTATAATCTTTCCTTAATGAATATTTCCTGCTAGATCAGACTGATTAATGTTGAGCAGACTTAACCGTACACAGTTAATGATTCCCACCATTAAGTCCACTTTAGCGGTCAGTCTTCTCTGTCATCGTACAAAGTGACACCAGCAGCAGAACCTGACCAAACAGCGGCCTGGGGCGTTTCTCCAGCGCCACAGGAAGACGGCGCCCACGTGGCTCCGCGGGCGCGTTTTCCCCTCTGAGGGAAACGGAGGCTCCTAACTGAGCAGATTACCTTCAGTCTGACCTAATAGAgaaactggaggaggaggccgtgCTGA
This Gasterosteus aculeatus chromosome 8, fGasAcu3.hap1.1, whole genome shotgun sequence DNA region includes the following protein-coding sequences:
- the ttc39a gene encoding tetratricopeptide repeat protein 39A isoform X2 — its product is MSFITNWRRSVKKNDKQTDASQARDILHGPDCTNQLSVINNSAMDPIISDFGLQLSDHGDALQSSNPSKGCSRSELSLALEDCMAALDLFLRNDFEKAQARLRSRTKDSMYHALTYATILEMQAMMTFDPQHIQIAGNTMKEAQATCQRQRKKSSFSKSFTEEELHAEVCYAECLLQRAALTFLQDENMISFIKGGIKVRNSYQTYKELHTVLHSSGYTQGENHGHFEGGVKLGVGAFNLMISMLPTRTLKLLEFVGFTGNKEFGLQQLQEGSAESTFRSFLCNMLLLCYHTFMSFILGTGEGDVEDAEKLLQPYLEKYPQGSIFLFFAGRIEEIKGNLDAAIKRFEECCEVQQEWKQFHHMCYWELMWCFTYKRHWKMAYFYADLLSKENTWSKATYAYMKAAYLSMLTPDDCLTFGETAFTLFRQVPGLKQKIAGKSLPTEKFAIRKARRYLAESPIALPAPPLEMMYIWNGYTVIGKHKELTEGMLATLSEAQAQLDSTPRSEFTFDDQCLLSLLKGLCLKHLGRHDEAEQYFTLILCNESQIKYDHYLVPNALLEHGLLCLEQGRRAEAIRLLETAKQNYKHYSMESRTHFRIQAALHKAKGAGVNGISVSSSP
- the ttc39a gene encoding tetratricopeptide repeat protein 39A isoform X3, whose product is MSFITNWRRSVKKNDKQTDASQARDILHGPDCTNQLSVINNSAMDPIISDFGCSRSELSLALEDCMAALDLFLRNDFEKAQARLRSRTKDSMYHALTYATILEMQAMMTFDPQHIQIAGNTMKEAQATCQRQRKKSSFSKSFTEEELHAEVCYAECLLQRAALTFLQDENMISFIKGGIKVRNSYQTYKELHTVLHSSGYTQGENHGHFEGGVKLGVGAFNLMISMLPTRTLKLLEFVGFTGNKEFGLQQLQEGSAESTFRSFLCNMLLLCYHTFMSFILGTGEGDVEDAEKLLQPYLEKYPQGSIFLFFAGRIEEIKGNLDAAIKRFEECCEVQQEWKQFHHMCYWELMWCFTYKRHWKMAYFYADLLSKENTWSKATYAYMKAAYLSMLTPDDCLTFGETAFTLFRQVPGLKQKIAGKSLPTEKFAIRKARRYLAESPIALPAPPLEMMYIWNGYTVIGKHKELTEGMLATLSEAQAQLDSTPRSEFTFDDQCLLSLLKGLCLKHLGRHDEAEQYFTLILCNESQIKYDHYLVPNALLEHGLLCLEQGRRAEAIRLLETAKQNYKHYSMESRTHFRIQAALHKAKGAGVNGISVSSSP
- the ttc39a gene encoding tetratricopeptide repeat protein 39A isoform X4, whose amino-acid sequence is MDPIISDFGLQLSDHGDALQSSNPSKGCSRSELSLALEDCMAALDLFLRNDFEKAQARLRSRTKDSMYHALTYATILEMQAMMTFDPQHIQIAGNTMKEAQATCQRQRKKSSFSKSFTEEELHAEVCYAECLLQRAALTFLQDENMISFIKGGIKVRNSYQTYKELHTVLHSSGYTQGENHGHFEGGVKLGVGAFNLMISMLPTRTLKLLEFVGFTGNKEFGLQQLQEGSAESTFRSFLCNMLLLCYHTFMSFILGTGEGDVEDAEKLLQPYLEKYPQGSIFLFFAGRIEEIKGNLDAAIKRFEECCEVQQEWKQFHHMCYWELMWCFTYKRHWKMAYFYADLLSKENTWSKATYAYMKAAYLSMLTPDDCLTFGETAFTLFRQVPGLKQKIAGKSLPTEKFAIRKARRYLAESPIALPAPPLEMMYIWNGYTVIGKHKELTEGMLATLSEAQAQLDSTPRSEFTFDDQCLLSLLKGLCLKHLGRHDEAEQYFTLILCNESQIKYDHYLVPNALLEHGLLCLEQGRRAEAIRLLETAKQNYKHYSMESRTHFRIQAALHKAKGAGVNGISVSSSP